A window of the Cystobacter fuscus genome harbors these coding sequences:
- a CDS encoding HPr family phosphocarrier protein: MASVVEGTFEIINALGLHARAAAQLVQVANRYKSDVTLECEGQRANAKSIMGVLMLAAAQGMQVTVTCKGEDAPACLQDIQKLIANRFGESQ; this comes from the coding sequence ATGGCGAGCGTGGTCGAAGGGACATTCGAGATCATCAACGCCCTGGGGTTGCACGCGCGCGCCGCGGCGCAGCTGGTCCAGGTGGCCAACCGCTACAAGAGCGACGTGACGCTCGAGTGCGAGGGTCAGCGGGCCAATGCCAAATCCATCATGGGCGTGCTGATGTTGGCGGCGGCGCAGGGCATGCAGGTGACGGTGACGTGCAAAGGCGAGGACGCCCCGGCGTGCCTCCAGGACATCCAGAAGCTCATCGCCAACCGGTTTGGCGAGTCGCAGTGA